The following proteins come from a genomic window of Metarhizium brunneum chromosome 2, complete sequence:
- the SYS1 gene encoding Protein SYS1: MARRRKPPRAGALSELQPLKIATQIATLQALYYTTAGILMLFTALVAGMSFSVDMILGWDAVRGDTTQGWLLSFIWLIDGGLCMAVAIVVLIARSKLVPDFALTIHLLHLVFTTLYARSLPRHSMWWMTMMASAAVAVALGMWGCRYRELQPVFFGGGRILGSNSAPAAASHGQVAAEEGQAGLDDDDDDGRGGAEDDGFSRGRGRGRGKDGAGEYEMVGMKQAKD, translated from the exons ATGGCTCGGCGAAGAAAGCCCCCACGAGCCGGCGCATTATCTGAGCTCCAGCCGCTCAAGATTGCCACACAAATAGCCACCCTCCAAGCACTCTACTACACGACAGCCGGCATCCTCATGCTCTTCACCGCCCTGGTGGCAGGCATGAGCTTCAGCGTCGACATGATACTAGGATGGGACGCCGTGCGCGGCGACACAACCCAGGGCTGGCTGCTGTCCTTCATCTGGCTGATTGACGGCGGCCTCTGCAT ggccgtcgccatcgtcgtcctcatcgcGAGGAGCAAGCTCGTCCCCGACTTCGCCCTGACCATCCACCTCCTGCACCTCGTCTTCACGACCTTGTACGCGCGCTCCCTCCCCAGACACTCCATGTGGTGGATGACCATGATGGcatccgccgccgtcgccgtcgccctcggcatgTGGGGCTGCCGCTACCGCGAGCTGCAGCccgtcttctttggcggcggtcGAATCCTCGGCTCAAACTCCGCGCCGGCCGCGGCGTCCCACGGCCAGGTtgctgccgaggagggcCAGGCCGgtctggacgacgacgacgatgatggccgcggcggcgccgaggacgacggctTCTCGCGCGGCAGGGGGAGGGGCCGTGGCAAGGACGGGGCCGGCGAGTATGAAATGGTGGGCATGAAGCAAGCAAAGGACTGA
- the pac2 gene encoding cAMP-independent regulatory protein pac2, translating into METYHGFVRTPGDAIKLFEACRLGLLPRVQRRLSEKERQSIRSGSVFVWDEREAGMRRWTDGKSWSASRVSGSFLTYREMEGKRGGGFGSGRRGAGKTPDSGRGSDEDHDDGEPEGYRYKADGLMKQSFSIITSTGQHLHLISYYSRPQPGQPELPQPSSDPSLRGIAPPKGMYPESSMGETNQTPALTRAPMQQPYMIAPHHAHAHQQAYVHYAQQGYGWPPSPAATPPYAHYAPAPFPPGTHLHSLHPPHMTQVSSQLPIAYAASHYTHAPPPPHYDRPSLPPLPQSKPASIPAYQRGASPPRLQDSPGHRERLGSHGPLPALNSVTAPIPHPGMTPPTRNHSVSPPRSSHESGLPSGFPSGHRSSLSALLHPASDSSSSKPASNGSSSSSPRISNAALEKCGVSEDARALRMLDKKFCI; encoded by the coding sequence ATGGAGACGTACCACGGCTTCGTGCGTACTCCCGGCGACGCCATCAAATTATTCGAGGCATGTCGGCTGGGGCTGCTACCCAGAGTACAGCGTCGGCTTTCTGAAAAGGAGAGGCAGTCGATTCGCTCCGGTTCCGTCTTTGTATGGGACGAGAGGGAAGCTGGCATGAGGCGGTGGACTGATGGAAAGTCCTGGAGTGCTAGTCGTGTATCTGGCAGCTTCTTGACCTATCGTGAAATGGAAGGCAAGCGAGGGGGGGGATTTGGAagtggacgacgaggcgccGGGAAGACACCTGATTCTGGCCGTGGAAGCGACGAGgaccatgatgacggcgagcctGAGGGCTATCGATACAAAGCCGACGGTTTGATGAAGCAGTCTTTCAGCATCATTACCtcaactggccaacaccttCATCTGATTTCATACTACTCGCGCCCTCAACCAGGCCAGCCTGAACTCCCTCAACCCAGCTCCGATCCTTCTCTTAGAGGAATCGCCCCTCCAAAGGGGATGTATCCAGAGTCAAGTATGGGCGAGACGAACCAGACTCCTGCTCTAACCCGGGCACCGATGCAACAGCCGTATATGATTGCTCCTcaccacgcccacgcccaccAACAAGCCTATGTTCACTACGCCCAGCAGGGATACGGATGGCCACCATCGCCTGCCGCTACTCCTCCATACGCACATTACGCGCCGGCTCCATTCCCGCCGGGTACTCATCTTCattctcttcatcctcctcacaTGACCCAGGTTTCTTCGCAACTCCCTATTGCATATGCGGCGTCTCACTATACTCAcgcaccaccgccgccacacTACGACCGTCCTTCACTTCCACCCCTGCCGCAGTCCAAACCCGCCTCGATCCCAGCATACCAACGGGGAGCATCGCCGCCTAGACTCCAAGACTCTCCCGGACACAGGGAACGACTGGGGTCACATGGACCGCTGCCAGCACTCAACTCTGTCACAGCGCCGATCCCACATCCAGGCATGACACCACCGACCCGAAATCACAGCGTGAGCCCGCCAAGAAGTTCCCACGAGAGCGGTTTGCCCAGTGGCTTTCCCAGTGGTCACAGATCCAGCTTGTCAGCGCTGCTCCACCCTGCTAGCGACTCTTCTAGTAGCAAACCTGCTAGCAATGGCTCCAGCAGTAGCAGCCCACGGATAAGCAATGCTGCCTTGGAGAAATGCGGTGTCAGCGAGGATGCTAGAGCGTTACGAATGCTGGACAAGAAATTCTGTATTTAA
- the cft2 gene encoding Cleavage factor two protein 2: protein MFTFCPLQGALSESTASQSLLELDGGVKVLVGLGWDETFDLGKLEELEKQVPTLSLILLTHATASHLAAYVHCCKNFPLFTRIPAYATRPVIDLGRSLIQDLYSSTPAASTTIRQTSLSEIAYAYTQTAATAQNLLLQSPTPDQIARYFSLIQPLKYSQPHQPLPSPFSPPLNGLTITAYNSGHTLGGTIWHIQHGLESIVYAVDWNQARENVFAGAAWLGGAGGGGAEVIEQLRKPTALICSSRGAQKSAQTAGRAKRDEQLLETIKTCVTKGGTVLIPVDSSARVLELSYLLEHAWRADAASDNGVLTSAKLYLAGRNMSSTMRYARSMLEWMDDNIVQEFEAFAEGQRKANGAVEKKEGGPFDFKYLRLLERKAQVSKLLDQVASAQGEVAKGRVILASDTSMEWGFSKDVLKGLAKDPNNLVILTDRPTIAKDDRPSIARTLWEWWRERKDGVSVEQTSTGDNIETVQAGGRELEIREASRQALEGDELAVYQQWLATQRQLQATQQTGTAGSLDGPTDVVDDASSESSSDSEDEDGQQQGKALTVSATLGQAGRKNVILKDEDLGINILIKRKDVYDFDSRGKKGRERCFPVAIRRKRNDDFGELIRPEDYLRAEEKDEDNADGSHLALDDDKLGKKRKWDDVIKGANGPNKRPQPGKGVAEDGDDGISADGHAADDLDDVEDTEPEEPAGPCKLVYTTETIQAKLRIGFVDFSGLHDRRSLDMLIPLIQPRKLILVGGNHEETMSLAEDCRAALGMDGDKAVDVFTPSVGVWVDASVDTNAWVVKLADPLVKKLKWQNVRGLSIVTISGQLLATNTTAEATEPSDEDSSNKRQKTEPSTAVALTSTALANSSGVLPVLDVIPSNLVSAARTAAQPLHVGDLRLADLRRAMQGSGHGAEFRGEGILVIDGSVSVRKTAEGRIEVESVGLPVVGRRNTLYEVKRAIYDNLAVVAGA, encoded by the exons atgttCACCTTCTGCCCGCTTCAAGGCGCGCTGTCCGAGTCCACGGCGTCGCAGTCACTCTTGGAGCTTGATGGGGGAGTCAAAGTCCTCGTCGGTCTCGGCTGGGACGAGACTTTTGACCTTGGGAAGCTAGAGGAGCTGGAAAA ACAAGTGCCAACTCTCTCCTTGATCCTCCTCACCCATGCAACAGCCTCCCATCTCGCTGCCTACGTCCACTGTTGCAAAAACTTTCCATTATTTACTCGTATACCCGCCTATGCGACTCGACCCGTCATCGATCTTGGCCGATCTCTGATTCAAGACCTCTATTCTTCAACGcccgccgcctccaccaccatTCGCCAAACTTCTCTATCCGAGATAGCCTACGCCTACACACAAACAGCCGCCACGGCGCAGAACCTCCTGTTGCAGTCGCCTACTCCCGACCAGATTGCCCGATACTTCTCCCTGATCCAACCCCTCAAATATTCTCAACCGCACCAACCTCTCCCGTCTCCGTTCTCACCGCCGCTGAATGGGCTTACCATCACCGCATACAATTCCGGACACACTCTCGGAGGTACCATTTGGCATATACAACATGGTTTGGAGTCAATTGTTTATGCGGTGGACTGGAACCAGGCACGAGAAAATGTCTTTGCAGGCGCAGCCTGGCTTGGAGgggcgggaggcggcggcgccgaaGTAATAGAACAGCTTCGCAAGCCTACAGCCCTCATTTGCAGCAGCCGCGGTGCACAGAAATCGGCACAGACTGCCGGCCGCGCCAAACGAGACGAACAGTTACTCGAGACGATCAAAACCTGTGTTACCAAGGGAGGTACCGTGTTGATACCTGTTGATTCTAGCGCCAGAGTCCTGGAATTGTCCTATCTTCTCGAACATGCGTGGAGAGCAGACGCGGCCTCCGATAATGGTGTCCTGACCTCGGCCAAGTTGTATCTTGCTGGCCGGAACATGTCGAGCACCATGCGATACGCCAGGAGCATGCTGGAATGGATGGACGATAACATCGTTCAGGAATTCGAAGCTTTTGCCGAGGGTCAACGGAAGGCGAATGGAGCtgttgaaaaaaaagaaggcggACCATTTGACTTTAAATATCTTCGACTCCTGGAGAGAAAGGCACAGGTTTCAAAGCTTCTGGACCAGGTGGCCTCTGCCCAAGGTGAGGTAGCAAAGGGACGGGTGATTCTTGCAAGCGATACGAGCATGGAGTGGGGTTTCTCCAAGGACGTCTTGAAGGGGCTTGCCAAGGACCCAAACAATCTTGTCATACTGACGGATAGGCCGACCATTGCCAAGGATGATAGGCCCTCAATAGCGAGAACTCTATGGGAATGGTGGAGGGAGAGAAAGGACGGAGTGTCTGTGGAGCAGACTAGCACCGGCGACAATATCGAAACAGTCCAAGCAGGTGGCCGAGAGCTGGAGATTCGCGAGGCCTCCCGGCAAGCGCTTGAAGGCGACGAACTTGCCGTGTATCAACAGTGGCTGGCTACCCAACGGCAGCTTCAAGCAACCCAGCAGACAGGCACTGCTGGGTCTCTTGACGGCCCAACTGATGTTGTCGATGACGCCTCTTCAGAGTCATCTTCAGACtctgaagacgaagatggtCAGCAACAAGGGAAGGCACTGACGGTCTCAGCCACCTTGGGCCAAGCAGGCCGAAAGAATGTTATTCTCAAGGATGAAGACCTGGGCATCAATATTCTCATCAAGCGTAAGGACGTCTACGATTTTGACTCGCGTGGCAAGAAGGGTCGAGAGCGATGCTTCCCAGTGGCCATTCGGAGAAAGAGAAATGACGATTTTGGCGAATTGATTCGACCCGAAGACTATCTCCGAGCTGAAGAGAAGGATGAAGACAATGCCGATGGCAGTCATCTGGCTttggacgacgacaagctaggcaagaagagaaagtGGGATGATGTCATCAAAGGCGCAAACGGCCCCAATAAGCGACCTCAGCCTGGCAAGGGTGTTgctgaagatggtgatgacggcatCAGCGCAGACGGCCATGCAGCCGACGATCTAGACGATGTAGAAGACACAGAACCCGAAGAGCCGGCGGGTCCCTGCAAGCTGGTTTATACCACTGAAACGATCCAGGCCAAGCTGCGCATCGGCTTCGTCGATTTCAGCGGCCTCCACGACCGCCGAAGTTTAGACATGCTCATCCCCCTCATCCAACCCCGCAAActcatcctcgtcggcggcaaccACGAAGAGACTATGAGTCTCGCGGAAGACTGccgcgccgccctcggcatGGACGGCGATaaagccgtcgacgtcttcacCCCTTCGGTCGGCGTCTGGGTTGACGCGAGCGTCGACACCAACGCCTGGGTCGTGAAGCTCGCGGACCCCCTCGTCAAGAAACTCAAGTGGCAGAACGTACGGGGCCTATCCATTGTCACTATCAGTGGGCAGCTCCTCGCGACCAATACCACGGCCGAGGCTACTGAACCCAGTGATGAAGACTCCTCCAATAAGCGCCAAAAGACGGAGCCTTCCACCGCCGTGGCCCTCACGTCCACGGCTCTCGCAAACTCTTCGGGCGTCCTGCCTGTCCTCGACGTCATCCCTTCGAATCTCGTGTCGGCTGCCAGGACGGCCGCGCAGCCTCTGCACGTAGGAGATTTACGACTTGCCGACTTGCGAAGGGCTATGCAGGGATCCGGGCACGGAGCCGAGTTCAGAGGAGAAGGTATCCTCGTTATCGACGGGTCAGTGTCTGTACGCAAGACCGCAGAAGGGAGAATCGAGGTGGAGAGCGTGGGATTGCCAGTTGTGGGAAGGAGGAATACGCTCTATGAAGTCAAGAGGGCCATCTATGATAACCTGGCTGTTGTGGCCGGGGCATAA
- the new16 gene encoding Cytochrome c oxidase subunit 6B-like protein new16, which translates to MSWWPFSSSSRSDEIRSGTAIPTRQERAVCWAARDAYFACLDAHDILDANKDAAAARRACPRQSDDFERDCAAAWVKYFKQWRVADIQKKRRLDELRKQGAQEMEVSTTFAPDGGAGAKGTGKEDIQDMLERKKVK; encoded by the coding sequence ATGAGCTGGTGGCCGTTCTCGTCATCCTCGCGCAGCGACGAGATCCGCTCCGGCACGGCCATACCCACGCGCCAGGAGCGCGCGGTGTGCTGGGCCGCCCGCGACGCATACTTTGCCTGTCTCGACGCCCACGACatcctcgacgccaacaaGGACGCCGCCGCGGCGAGGCGCGCGTGTCCCCGCCAGAGCGACGATTTCGAGCGCGACTGCGCAGCCGCCTGGGTCAAGTACTTCAAGCAGTGGCGGGTGGCGGAtatccagaagaagaggcggctGGACGAGCTGAGGAAGCAGGGCGCGCAGGAGATGGAGGTGTCGACGACGTTTGCGCCGGATGGGGGTGCCGGGGCGAAGGGCACGGGGAAGGAGGATATCCAGGATATGTTGGAGAGGAAAAAGGTTAAGTAG